One Salvia miltiorrhiza cultivar Shanhuang (shh) chromosome 6, IMPLAD_Smil_shh, whole genome shotgun sequence genomic window, gtcggaattaattcgcgacttaataccttaacacatataacgcgaaataataaaattattatgcatatgatctcaaattataattctaacaattcgatttaaataacacgatttatgaaatcgattataaatctaaaatttctaatactattgaatcaatcaactggtaatgcaaagtttcaatgtgtagctaaaccaataatttaattattggtttgattcatgattgaatattaaatcgcagctctgtatctcttatacagacttttgctgaaataatattatctgaacaaaataatcacaataaataattaaaaaaaattttataactaatgcacatatttaatctaatatgtatttaaaagagcggggcattacagtTACTCACTTCAGAAAAATGATCACCATAAACAGTTAAGCTTGCCGGTTTCGGCGTCGAACAACAGTTTTGCCCTGTTGGCTAACGAAGGCACTGATTTGCTTGAAGAaccggagcagcagcggcgggtACCTCTTTCTAGGGGTAAATCTTTGGATGATTCCAATTCTGCTGAACACTACGGCCCTGATAGGTTGGCCGAGTGTCTAAAACCTTGTAAAAACTCGGTGTTTGATCAGCCAGTCAACATTTCTGCGATCAATGATGGACATATCTCGGAGGAGGTTTCGGATGAGGATGAAGAAGTGAACTATGACAGCAGTGGGAAGTACGTTTCCACAACGGATGATATTGCTGTTAATAATGCCTTGAAAGCTCAAAGACTTGAGCAGATTTTGGCGATAGCTAAAGCGCCCATGCCAGAAACAGTTGCTCCTGCTAAGCGACGAGGAAGACCATCCAAACAGGACCAAGCTGCTAGGGCAGCGGAGAACACAGCAAACAGGCCAGCGGACACAAGCATTAAAAGTAGACTTCGTAACACGGGGGATACGTCGCGTACTTTTGTGATTGATACAAGTAATAGAGACAGCGCTCTAGCCATGGAGAGCGTCGCCAAAGAGAGCTGGGCGGAAGAGGTTGAAAGAAGCGGAGCTGCCTCcgctaacataaattaattctgatgaatattattgcatgGAATGTCCGTGGTTTAACGGATGAATCCAAACGTCTGCTGAAGGAGCATTGTAATTCTTTTAGCCCGGTGGTGTTGGGCATTCTTGAACCGAAACGGGCGTTTCGGAAAGTTAGACAGAGTTACTGGCATTCGTTGAATCTTGTCCCGGTGCATCAAAACTGTCGGTCTCCTCGctgttcgaatatttgggtttttgttCACTCTTCTGTTGTTACTAATGTTTTGTTCTCTTCTGATCAGGTGGTTGTGGTGGACTGCCTGTGGCATAGTTATGATTTTCGTATTGCTTTTGTTCATGGTTCGAATGACCAAAATGACCGCCGTGATCTCTGGCATGATCTTCTTCGTTTCGTTTCTGGAAAAATGGTTTTCATgggcgattttaatgcggtgaaaggtgCTCATGAGCGTCTGAGTTTAGCTTCGCCACATAGAGGTTCTTGTGAggagttttgtgattttattgatgACTCTGGCTTTATTGAATCCCCTACGGAGGGGCTTCGATTCACTTGGTCGGGACGTAGATTTTTACCACACCATGTGGAATCTGTTTTAGATCGTGCTTTGTTTTCGCAGGGTTTTGCTGATCTCTGGTCGTCGTTGGTTACTGCTGTCCTGCCTCGCCTCACTTCGGATCACTCTCCGTTGGTGTTGCAATGCAAATTGACAAACCCTACTGGTCGGAGGCCTTTccgttttcttaatatgtggacCTTGCATCCGACCTTTCAGGAGCTGGTGGCGACATCTTGGAGGGAGATTGTCAGCACACGCTGCCCGATTTTATGTGttatgttgaaattgaaaaggctTCGTAAGGAGATTGGGGTTTGGAATAAAGAGGTTTTTGGCAATGTGGATTCCTCCATTTCTTCTCTCATGAAACAGCTTGAGACTACTCAGGGGAAGATTTCTGCTTCTGGATATACGAACGATCTCTTTGATGAGGAGGTTAGTTTTCAGGCAAAGCTAAATGTATCGTTGACACATAAGAACTGTTTGCTTCAACAAAAAAGCCGTGCGAACTGGCTTCGGGATGGAGACAGGAATACTGAGTTTTTTCACCGTTTGACCAAGTTCAAGAAACGGAATGCGCCTTTCACTCGCCTCAAGATTGATGGTAGAGAGACTTATGATGCCACTATTATTGAGAATCATATTATTGACCACTTTACGTCTCTTTTCGCTGATGATGGTCGACCTTCTGGAGATCAGTTAGAGATTGATGCGCTTTTCCAGTCGGGGGTGTCTGATGATCAGAATGCGCGGTTGGTGAGTATACCCGATGAGAGTGAAATTGCGGCGACGGTTTTTAATATGGATGCTTCAAGTGCTCCTGGccctgatggtttctctggtAACTTCTTTCAAAGTTGCTGGGATGTGATTAAAGCGGATGTCATTGCGGCTGTTCAGAATTTCTTTCGCCATTCTTATTTACCTTCTGGGTGTAATTCCAGTACGATGATTTTGATTCCCAAGAAGGATTCAGTCGACACTGTTGCTGATCTTCGCCCGATTGTCCTTTCGAATTTCTTATTCAAGATTATCTCGAAGATTCTTGCCTCTCGTCTTGGCGTGGTGGCTGCGTCTCATGTTTCTGACAATCAATTTGGCTTTATTAGCGGGCGTAATATTCATGATTGCATCATGCTCAGCTCGGAAGGTTTCAACTGTATGAAACGCACGGACAGGGGACGTAATATGGCTTGTAAAGTTGACATCCGGAAAGCCTTTGATACTATTCGATGGGATTTTATCTTGCAAGTTTTGCGAGCTAATCACTATCATGAGAAATTCATTTACTggatttcaattattttcagCTCGGCGAggctctctattctctataatgGTCAGCTGCGGGGATATTTTGCTTGTTCTCGCGGAGTGCGTCAGGGAGATCCCCTTTCTCCGATTCTCTTTGGAATTGCGGAGGATATCTTGAGTCGGCTTTTTAGCAGCTGCGTTGATTCTGGGCATCTAGAACCTATGCGCTATAGTCGAACTTTTCAGTTCCCTACTCACTTGTTCTATGCGGATGACGTTATGATCTTTTGTAAAGCTACGGTTCGGAATGCTAGAAAAATTCATCAGATCTTTTCGTACTATGACTCTCTTTCGGGTCAGCAGTGTAGTCTGGAGAAGTCTTGCATTTACTTTGGTTCGGGAGTTCTCAATGACAGGAAAAGTGCTATTCATCGTGAGCTCAGTTTCACTACCGGGAACCTTCCTTTCAATTACTTGGGAGTTCTGATTTTCGTTGGGCGTCCGAGAGCTTCTTTCTTTCAGGCAATTCATGATAGGATTGTCCAGAAGTTTGCTCGATGGAAAGGTCGACATCTTTCTATGGCTGGGAGGCTTTGTTTAGTCAAGTCGGTTATTCAGAGTTCGATTGttcactccatgatggtttacaAATGGCCAAAATCGTTACTGCACTCCCTTGATAGGAAATGTCGTAATTTCGTTTGGTCGGGAAATATTGATAAACGGCCCAGCTGTGCTGTTAGTTGGGGTAGAGTCTGCTCCCCCTTGAAAGAAGGCGGCCTCGGCATTAGATCTTTTACGTTAATGAACAAATCTTATTTGATGAAGCTGGCTTGGAAGTTAATTCAGGGAACTGTTTGGGCGCATTCCATTCTGAGATCGAGATATCTAAACAATTTTGGGGTTGCAAAGGATTCGGTGTCGAACTCTTCTGTTTGGATTGGGATGAAAGAAGAAGTCAATCAGTTGGTGGATGATTCTTAT contains:
- the LOC130990730 gene encoding uncharacterized protein LOC130990730, whose protein sequence is MTSPGGLNLPIVSNNFACNNSPMNDYTKTGAGLAGGNGADSAFVEEREVAIPNTTAISNPNDSDVGADNMPKSKSYADITMNRPPRRPDLPAHRFHSLRPTKEGEQFSLKVPQHLYAQEVSKEFSHAIIGRLFLRKGDKPQPALLLKAELHKIWKLESEWQLIPLGKGYYTLVFRTPEDKTRAKAKPVWELSCGHVRLREWSKHFDPFKENSSMANVWVRIHYLPIEYWHPEILAGIGRYIGHPIKIDGASARRDFGQFAHLLIELDMSKSFPTTLLIDNDSFSFYVEFTYENLPFYCSKCKLTGHPIEKCRKISVKKTVVEEDVQDRSQMPLVKNGKQWQPISGDARDEREHEQETAKGDRPVEVGSRSDIQLSLPVSASNNSFALLANEGTDLLEEPEQQRRVPLSRGKSLDDSNSAEHYGPDRLAECLKPCKNSVFDQPVNISAINDGHISEEVSDEDEEVNYDSSGKYVSTTDDIAVNNALKAQRLEQILAIAKAPMPETVAPAKRRGRPSKQDQAARAAENTANRPADTSIKSRLRNTGDTSRTFVIDTSNRDSALAMESVAKESWAEEVVVVDCLWHSYDFRIAFVHGSNDQNDRRDLWHDLLRFVSGKMVFMGDFNAVKGAHERLSLASPHRGSCEEFCDFIDDSGFIESPTEGLRFTWSGRRFLPHHVESVLDRALFSQGFADLWSSLVTAVLPRLTSDHSPLVLQCKLTNPTGRRPFRFLNMWTLHPTFQELVATSWREIVSTRCPILCVMLKLKRLRKEIGVWNKEVFGNVDSSISSLMKQLETTQGKISASGYTNDLFDEEVSFQAKLNVSLTHKNCLLQQKSRANWLRDGDRNTEFFHRLTKFKKRNAPFTRLKIDGRETYDATIIENHIIDHFTSLFADDGRPSGDQLEIDALFQSGVSDDQNARLVSIPDESEIAATVFNMDASSAPGPDGFSGNFFQSCWDVIKADVIAAVQNFFRHSYLPSGCNSSTMILIPKKDSVDTVADLRPIVLSNFLFKIISKILASRLGVVAASHVSDNQFGFISGRNIHDCIMLSSEGFNCMKRTDRGRNMACKVDIRKAFDTIRWDFILQVLRANHYHEKFIYWISIIFSSARLSILYNGQLRGYFACSRGVRQGDPLSPILFGIAEDILSRLFSSCVDSGHLEPMRYSRTFQFPTHLFYADDVMIFCKATVRNARKIHQIFSYYDSLSGQQCSLEKSCIYFGSGVLNDRKSAIHRELSFTTGNLPFNYLGVLIFVGRPRASFFQAIHDRIVQKFARWKGRHLSMAGRLCLVKSVIQSSIVHSMMVYKWPKSLLHSLDRKCRNFVWSGNIDKRPSCAVSWGRVCSPLKEGGLGIRSFTLMNKSYLMKLAWKLIQGTVWAHSILRSRYLNNFGVAKDSVSNSSVWIGMKEEVNQLVDDSYIQSKKGSGKRLKSRFEIEAEKAKKPKRLCKKCGRRARHDSRNCGKVVEEDSEED